tgagcagtgccacagactgatcgactccatgccacgccgcattgctgcagtaattcaggcaaaaggagccccaactaagtattgagtgctgtaaatGCTTAAACTTTTCATgttgatacttttttttttttattggtcttaagtaatatttgaattttctgagatactgaatttgggattttcattagctgtcagttataatcatcacaattacaataaataaacatttgaaatatagtctgtgtgcaatgaatgaataaaatatacaagtttcactttttgaatggaattacaactttttgatgatattctaattttatgaccagcacctgtactgtcCAAATAATATTTAAGAGGCTGCAGTAACAGTCTATTCCAACATTGATAATTTTTATTATCAAAAGAAGTTGGGGCACATGTACTATAAGAATCCCCTTTCAAGGCCATTTACCTACATTTTTGCAGAACAGCTTTAAGTTGCTAACCCATTACTTGTTCCCTGAAAAAGGGGATACTCTGTAATGGACATTATTTTTACttacaatgtgcttttacagatGCCCTGACTGAATccccaaaaagcaagcaacaactGAGATGATGCAACGTGtcttggaaaaactccctaacaaCAATCTCTCCTTTGGGTTTCTAGGTTACATCAGCTGAGTAATAGCTGTCTCAGGGACACTTGCTCTGCAAACAAAGAAAAGGAAATAGGTCATCCCAAGAAAGTCAGGAGGTTCCGACATGGTCTCCTGTTTGCAGATACAATATAGGGCCAGTCTTTACTGGTAATATCCCAGTCAGAAGTTGGTGAGGGGTTGTCACACGAGAGTTAAAGATAATAGCTCTGGTGGTGGACTGACATAAGAGAGAAGTATGAAATATCCAATTAGTTTAGATTTACCTAATTTGTAATAGGCTGTTGAATTAATGTGtaacaaaatagaaaacacattaATGCAACAATTGCAATAAAATGTAGTGCATTACTTGTTTTTGGAAATTAGAGATTCACTGCTttgatataaaaacattattcttttaattaaatgtgttttagaCAATGGTCAAACATTTACAGATCATATTTTCCCTTTCTCGTTTCAGGTGGGCTGCTTGTTGAAGACACATTTTAGTTATGGATACAAATTCTACATACATGTTGACCTTGGAATCACTGGCCATAGCTCCATCATGTGTTTATCCAGCATTTATTTTTGGAACTCTTACATACTGCTTCATTGTATTTTGCAACATGACAGTTTTAGCTACCATAGCCCTGGACAGGAAGTTGCATAAACCAATGTTTATCCTTCTCTTCAACTTGCCTATCAATGACCTAATAGGTGCTACAGCCTTGTTCCCTCAGCTGGTTATGAGCATCCTGACTCAGAACAGCTCCATCTCTTACCCTGCATGTTTCATCCAAGCTCTGCTGATCCACCTGTACGGAGTGGGTTCCTTAACTATACTGACTGTCATGGCTTATGACAGATATATCGCTATCTGCTGTCCACTGAGGTATAATTGCATCATGAGTCATAATTACTTGATTAAAATAATCATTGTAATGTGGCTTTTGATAATTTCTCTGGTTGTGGTTTTGCTATCACTGGTCACTCGCTTTAAAATCTGTAGAACAACAATAGTGGCACCGATTTGTAACAATCCATCATTGGTGAAGCTTATTTGTGATGACACCCGGATAAACAACTACTACGGGTTGTTTGTAACTGCATTTGTTCAAGGAATGTCATTGATTGTGGTTATATTCACATATATCCAGATTCTGTTTGCCTGTGTCATGAATAAGTCATCTGATGCTAAGAGCAAGGCTATTCAAACATGTGGTACACATCTTGTAGTGTTCCTATTCTTAGAGTTCAATTCCTGCTTCAGCGTGTTAGCTCTTCGATTTGAGGATAAATACCCTTCTTTAAGGAATGCTTTTGGACTATCAATTATGGTATTCCCTCCAATTTTGAATCCTCTTTTATATGGTctaaaaacaaaggaaattcgCCAAAATGTTCTGCAATTCTACAAACGAAAGGTATCTTCAGGCAAATGAGAATAAATACATGCATGgactttttgtgtgtctgtatatatgtGCGTCCAGAAAAAGAACAGTAAACTATGGACATGTCTGTTCAGTGAGGAGATATGCCAATCCCCACAATTAAGATTACAATAAAAGTTGGGGTTTGGAGTTGGGTTTAGGTTTATAAGATTGCAGTTAAATATGGGGTAAGAGTAAGGTTAATGAAGCCAATATATTGAAGCGAAAGAAATATCCGGTTGAAAAAAGACTTAAAGATTACAAAAGTTAGGTTTACTTCTCATGGTCTGCTCTCAAacaaaaaagcatttatttaacAAACATATTATTTGAGAATTGCCAATTTGTTATTCTGCCAGACAGTTGTAGATGTCTTTTAGTaagtaaattacatttactGATGATAGTGCACCTCATGTTCATATGTACGTAAATAATACACCAGCAACCTTTTTAAGaaaattaatattaaaataagtaaaaaatattaaaataagtGACCATGGCTATTTACATTTGACACACCTCTTATTAACTTTATGGTCAAAACCATCCTTTCAAGCCTGATGGAAATTTACAATGCCATAGCATGAAATACAATGTCACAACCCAGTAAactaaaataactatttttctGAGATTGACACAATAGTATTGGTGCCATGTTGAGTGAATACTGAAATTATTAATTTGGCTCTATTTTGGAAAATTAGGGCATCTTAAGAATACACCAATAGACCTGGCAGGCTCATGGCCTACTTCACCAGATGTAACCAAAGTACACATTGCTTCAAATG
The sequence above is a segment of the Esox lucius isolate fEsoLuc1 chromosome 1, fEsoLuc1.pri, whole genome shotgun sequence genome. Coding sequences within it:
- the LOC105031646 gene encoding putative gustatory receptor clone PTE03, with protein sequence MDTNSTYMLTLESLAIAPSCVYPAFIFGTLTYCFIVFCNMTVLATIALDRKLHKPMFILLFNLPINDLIGATALFPQLVMSILTQNSSISYPACFIQALLIHLYGVGSLTILTVMAYDRYIAICCPLRYNCIMSHNYLIKIIIVMWLLIISLVVVLLSLVTRFKICRTTIVAPICNNPSLVKLICDDTRINNYYGLFVTAFVQGMSLIVVIFTYIQILFACVMNKSSDAKSKAIQTCGTHLVVFLFLEFNSCFSVLALRFEDKYPSLRNAFGLSIMVFPPILNPLLYGLKTKEIRQNVLQFYKRKVSSGK